The Fibrobacter sp. genomic sequence TATAAATTTTACTTTAGAGGGATCGCGCGGTTTTGCATCAGGAGACTCGTCTTTGTAACCAAGAGCGATACCCAGAACAGGTTTGTACCCCTTGGAAAATTTCAGTTCTGCCAGAACAGAATCCGCTTCTGGGGTATTTTTAGAGATAGC encodes the following:
- a CDS encoding proton-conducting membrane transporter, whose translation is AISKNTPEADSVLAELKFSKGYKPVLGIALGYKDESPDAKPRDPSKVKFID